agctgtcacattcacgtctgctttcaacatctctgctgtttattccatctgcccctggtgctttgccgctcttcattgtcttgactgctgctgtcacttcttccaggcttggtgggtctgtgcagatgtcaaggtctatagctgctggctggatgtctgcaagctgaggggatctggtctgttcagaaccgactcaaaatgttccctccagcgctgtagttttcctgcctctccttcgatgacattaccgttcacgtctttcactggcacatcactgttcttaaacccgttgtttagctgttttgtttatcttgtacagtgtcttcaggtcattttacttgctgcattttctgcttcatctgccagtttctctatgtgatatcttttgtcggttctttgtcatcctctttacctctttgttcagttttgcatatctttgtctgtgttgttccttcaggcgttcagatctggtgttgttgattctttgtttggctgactttctctcttctatcttcttccatgtctcttctctgatccactgttctttctttttccgttggaagcccagtattttctctcctgattcctgtaagactcgattgaagtcgtctaaggtcatctcttgttggtctcctagtgcctggaacctgttctttacttccatagcaaaggcccttcggtggctggatttttttagtttgccggagtccactctctgctgacgtgcctgttttcctcgtgatcgacgcagcttcagagaaactgtggctatcacaagagtgtggtcactggcaatgtctgctcctctgtaggctctaacatcttgaagtgagctcctccattttcggttgatgatgacatggtctatctggttctttgtgatccatctggtgatgtccatgttgccttgtggatgtctttgtgtgggaagagtgtgcctccaatcagtaggttgttttcttcacaaaagtctgccagtctctctccgttgtcattgatgcttccgattccatgtttgcccatgacatgctccctgcaggtgttgtcacttcccaccttggcattgagatcgccgatgatgagcaacatgtcgtgggctggaacgctttctgaggctgcctggagctgatcgtaaaaagcatccttgtcttctgcctcagagtcatttgttggtgcatagcaggctagcactgtcagcttggtgtacttggaatggaatcttgctctcaaaagcctgggtccataaggcttccattccagcagtgccttttccgttttcttgttgaggagtagagctactccttcagagtgctgagcgtctgatcttcctgagaacaagatggtatgtcctgacgctagtttcctctttcccgtgccggtccatctgacctcactgactcccaggatgtccaagttgtagttgtcaaaactccttgactaattggagcatcctgccagtctggtacaaggtctggacgtttccagcaccccaccctcaacttctgcctcggcttcagtaaatccgctgtcggggcgccagctccctttcgggtttggctgtcgtccgtcattagtccagtctcctggtgtgcttcattaccttcgccatctgtgacgagttctctggttttagtttctgtaacaggattttttttacatggtggggttgttagccctaccacaacctattttacctctaggtgaggtgtccaccttagtcgcctcttacgacatgcctggctggatggcagggaccctattcttgcaatgcttgctaggcaagcataccccggggtcccacaggggaatTTCAGgtaacatttcatattttttctttcaccaggcatatattttaaaaattaaataactgtttttttccagttgttgTGTATAGTGTTTATTCTGAGTTTTGCAGGGAACAAAGTGATGAGAATGGGATCATTTGCTTATCGGGCCACACAGTTCTTTGAAAATTTAGGAAAGAAAGCCACAACCAAGCGTAAAACAAATAGCTTATCATCCCCCTTGGAAGGTGACAAATCATTCCGTGATGGGATCCAGGAAGAATCCTCAATGTCATCCACAAGCCTTGGAGTGCCAGCATCACCCTTGTCAGAGAACTTTTCACCTGGATGGCAGGATGGTCATCAAACACACTTCTCATCATCACCTGTGTCATCAGAACACACACTGCCATCGCCCCTACCAGTCCCTGACATACCACTTAATGTGAAAGTTCAAGGTAACAGATAAAGACTGTAATGGCTTAAATCCTTCAGGATATTTTATCGCattatattaaatacatttattcaaAACTGAGTTTATATTAGAGTTATATTAAGTTTACATAAATCTGAATTAGTTGATCTTCTAAATAACCTAGCTGAACAGGTGAAAGGGTATTACCACAGCACcactttattaatattaataattttatatttctttgttctttatatccTTTCTGGATTTAAGAAGTCAAACAAACATTAACGAAGCACTAAATGTGAAAGAATTCTGTCAAAGATGGCACAACTGATTTGGATTGTTTTGGTCCCTCTCTACCCCAAACAggtcatttaaacattttcagtagCTTCAACAAAAGACGATGGGGCTTAAGGTGGTGCCTTGTCCGAGAGAATATGTTTGAGTGCTATCTCAGTCAGACATCACAGCATATTGAACTCAACTTCCTACTCAGAAAGTGCATCATCCGACATGCAGTGGCTGAAACAAAATCTCCCTTAGCTCTCATGTTGTTGGAACATGACAAAGAGAAGATTACAGTGGAGGTAAGGGCATACAATTAGTATTGCTGCATTGTTATTTCCATCAGCTCTTCAGTTAGCCAATGTTTTAGAGAAGgttttgagttttttccccATACTTTGCTCATCAGCCTGTAAGACTCTAATCCTGGGTACTCGCTATAGCGGACAAAATGTAAGTTTACAGCCCTCTATTGTGGCATTTGTTATCTAGTTACCTTGAGAGCCATGTTTTAATCAAATTTGgaattgacacacacacacaaacttttttCTAGGCTTTAAACTGAGAAATGACAGGCACCACACCTCAAATTTATTTAGCCactacatgcacatgcaaatttgaatcagaaaatattattgtttctcATAGCCACAGTCAAAGGAGGAAATGAGCCAGTGGCTAACAGTCTTGATGATGGAAACATCTACAGAGGCTATACCCTCAGGTTTGGAGGAATACTTCCGAGAATCTGAGGACCCTTCCACAGAAGAACAACTGATTGAACCTGATTATACTGACATTCCTGCTGTCTCATTCATGCTGCAGTCGGTGGGAATTTTCACCTTTTATGTTTGATTCACCAGTGTTCAGATTAtgttgtgtacatgtacttGGGGTGAAAAGAattcttattctttaaaataGCTCATTTGCATTTGGTAACACAAACATATCTCAGATACTGAGCAACCATTATCATAGATCTGACAAGTTAACGAATGCTAGTGTAATAAACAGCATTGTTTGATAGCTGGGACTGGCAGGGAGAAcaatattaatgacaacatGCATTAGTTCAAAGGATATAATACTTCTTGATTTCAGATTTGAAATCTTCAACTAGTTGTTGACTCCGGGAATgctaaataattgttttaatcaTGTGTTATGAGCGTAAATAAATAGTATCAAGATGATCCATTACTCATATATGTAAATAAGAATTGTCAATATGATGCATTTCTCAactatataaagatatataaaaatattttgttgccttcgttcattcatttattgGTTGATTTCAGGCATCACATTACTCACCTCCTCTGCCAAAACAGCAGAAAGATACAGACATAACAGATGTTTCTGGGTGTTTGACCTCGGTCGATGAAGACACAAACATTCTAGCAGAAAAACAAGTATCAACAGATGTGTACACAGAAGTTATCAAGCGGCCATCCTCCACAAGGCTGGCGGATGAAGGAAAGGaggataaacagaaaaaaatgcgcaaagataaaaaagaagcaagacaTCCGAGGTTCATGGACAACCTAGCTGTGTGCAATATGCACAGAAATACAACAGACAGTGGCTTTTACAGTGTCAAGGACAATAATTCAGACAGTGATAGTGGTTGTGAGTATACACATAATACACAAAGAAAGTGTTCTTCTCTTGACAAAGAGGATTTAAGTATGTGCAGTAATGTGGGTAAAGAGACATCTGATTCAGATATTGCAAGTAGCAGTCACAGAACTtcagaagaggaagatgatgaaAGTGTTTTAGAGAGAACAATGACTGCAGAAGATTTCACAGACAATCTTGTGTcagcagaaaatatttgtgagtCAAAAGTGGAAGTGACATCATCAGTCTCTGATGGAAATGACTGTGGCAGTTGTAAGATTGATGAAACTAGTGGAGCTGGTGTGGGTTCTGGCCACAGAGATATGCCTTTTGAGTCTTCCGAAAAAGATGCCATTCCCCAGACAAACTTCACAGACTCTCAGCAAGTATGTGATGACAGCATTGTAGAGAAACAAAAGCcaagaaaatcaaagaaaagcagTCATCCAAAACAGAGTGAAGAAGAGCCAGAAGTTGCTGTGACAAATGGCGATGGAGTGCAGGACACAAACCATGTTCCAAGTTCTTCCTTTGAGGCTACAGTTCTACAGAAAAGTGACCTTTCGTCGTGTAGATCAGACACCAGTGACTTAGGTAAAAGTGGCTTTGTAGAGCAGAGTTGTACAGGAGTAGATACAGAAAATGAGAGAGGAGTGGGTTGTGTCGGAAATGTTAACTTGTCTAGGGATCTATTTACAAATGACAATAAGTCTTTATGTGGCAATCTCATAACAGGGCAGTCACTCAGGAAAAAGAGCACAGGAAGGTGTGGGAGCTTACCCCAAAATGctaaaaattgtaaacaaatagaTAAACAGGAGCTTCATGAAACAGTTCTTGATGATGAGCTCTTGGATTCTTGGGGTCTGTCTTCAGTTTTGTCGAAAGGTTTGTGGCATGATGATTTGCAAGGAAATTTGTCCCCCGACTATGAGTGCTCTTGGCAGAGGTCTGTAATTAGTGATGATTTGCAAGGAAATTTGTCCCCCGACTATGAGTGCTCTTGGCAAAGGTCTGTAACTAGTGATGGTGTTCCACGTTGTCTTGATAGTAGCTTCCCTATCAAGGTGCAGTTGAGGACAGTTTCAGATGCAGATTCAAATACTCATTGTTGTCATGATGATACCAACAAAGTTTTTATTCCAACGACAAAGTCAGTCAACACTGAAGGTGCAACTGCTTCACGAATATCTTCCTTTGGTAAAGGACCTCTGGCCTCTCCTGCAAAAGGTTTGAAGTTCACATGCCTGACAACTATTCTAGGCAGTATCGTTCTGTGGATAATTGTCTAACTTTCCACTTGTGTACATATACCAGCAAAAGACTGTAGTAAGAGGAGATAACCTCTTTTAGTCCTTGCTGTTTTGCTTCAATCTAGTTTTCATAGTTTCACACATCGCTGGTAAGTCGATCCAGTTTTCACTCCTTGTTCAGAATGCAATTTCTATGTCCCTGAACTGTCCTTTTATATTTCTCACATTTATTGTCTTATTTCTAACCATCTAGACCAAATATTCTCTTAAGAACATTTATTCAacttgcatgtttgttttacatatatattcagAACATTTGGTCAGAGTATTGTTCTGAGTATCGTAAAGTAAAACATTGGTGTGAAGATTGTTAATTCTATATACTGTTTTCAGTTATGCATTTTTAATGAAGCTCGTGTAATTCAGCAGGTCATGGGCTGATGTTGCAGTCTGaataattcattttcaaatcttttatgTGGTTAATACTAATATTTGGTCCTTGGGATGCTAGTGATTAAATTGCCACTTATCTTAGTTGCTGATAATATTCGCcaagtgttttttttatgtacttagAAATGCTTTTCCATTCATTTGTTGATACCACTATTTTTAGAGCAAAAGGGCTTCAAGGTGTTGTTGagtaacaatttttaaatagatgTCAGTGGGCAAAGGAAGTGGATTAACTGTTGTTGGTGAAGTGTTTATCACTTTGGTTGCTCATGGCTTATGCTGGGAAACATGATGGTCATACCCAGAAATGGATTACTTTGGGTGCAAACAGCTGATCTAATGTTTTTTCCCTTTACCAACACTGGAGACTAAACTGTAGTGATAGTGGGTATAGTTGTATCTTAAATCAGATGAAAATGGcaggatatttttttcattttcatggtTGGGGAAGTTATTTGAactttttgttacatttaaCTTCAAGTTCCAAATTATAATAGTTGAAAACTAATATGCTTATAGTTTTTTCCTTCATGatttagttttctgtttttaagcACGTGTACCCTTTTTATATGCACATAAAGGAGGAATCTTTAACTCAACACTGTAGGttagctagaaaaaaaattatttttcagactAAAGGAAATAAGTTATTAGCCCATTTCCTCActtttttaatgtatgctttAGACCACCATGAGGTATAGAGTTTGGGCTTTTTGCTCATAAAACTTTAGGCTAATATCTGCTTATCAAACCTGCACTTGCATAGCTTTAAAAAAGCCATGAACATGAATGAATATGCtgctgtttggttttttggtttggttactacaattatgtatatttttaagcTACAATATAATTAGAtcaatttattaaacatttatgaaTATTAGTAGATAATATTAGAATGTTCAATGAAAGAATTATGTTGCCTAAAAGTAAGAACACAACTTGAGATAGTGCTTCTGTCCTTTCAGGTGTCATGTCATGTTATTGGATCATTAtacaaactttcattttataaCACATGATGACATGACATCTTTCTAGTCAGCATGATAGTGCATGGTGCTTTGAGCATGATTTACTTTCAActttcatgagaaaaatattcGCACGATTAATATACAGTTCATACTACTCCGGTGATGTCTGTGCTGTTGATTCAAAACTTTTGCTcagataaaatacaaatatgagGGGCTCATTCCTAAAGTTATTATACAGACTTTtgattaaacaatttttttgatTAGGCAACTGATTTTTAACTTGGGTTAAAAAAGCATGACAGAGAATAATATTAAACCCTCAGTAACAGCTATTCCGAAcaattttttctaatatttctgAGTTGTGAGCAATATCGACCAGAAGAAATTGTAGAAGACTTCATCTGCAGTAGAAGATGACAGCATTAAAAGTGTTAGggacattttatctttaaagaGTTCTAGTAGTTGCTATTCATGATAGAggcattaatttcttttttgctttgtgctGCCAATAAGCATACATCAGtaactagttttaaaaaaatgtagactcCTTCTGCATGTAAAATGTTCATTGTCTTATGTAtggatatatacatgtatactaaAACATAGAGCAGTAAGCTAAATCTTATGAaggaaaaataagtttaaaagcACAAGTGTCCACAAGCTGCTTGTATACTTTTTGTTCAGAGTCAGTGTTCAGTAGATCTTCTTGAAATACTAACAAGTAGACACAAGCACATCTGTCCACATCCCTAAAAATAAGATTTCTATAATTAATAGGATTAAAAACAAGTATAAGTGGTGGTTAATTCAAAACCAATAAACAGCCAAAACAGCACTCATCTGTGTGAGCTCTTgattcttttatattattttgtttgatatgAATTCATTTAGGTATACAATAACAGGCAAGAGCACAGTTAAACATATAgcataaaacttaattttttttttaatggatattGATAATGTAGACATTTATGTAGTGCATGattattgcttatttttttttaacttcttttttatgtCATGTGGAATAcccattctttcttctttacatcATCTATGACGATCACAAGAATTGAATTTCtattacttttcttattttctcacAAAGTATTaatcaaatattaataattattttctgtgacATTTAATGATTAATCAGATGATGAACAGTTATCATAGTTtcttaaaggaaaaaagattctttttttcacaaaacaagtTGCAGTGACTTTTGCaataataaatcatattttTCAATCCTGGATCTTCATGCATAAATGGATTGTTGACTACCTGGTCACATTCCAAAGAAAGTTAGCTATTTAAAAGCATCAGGTTTGTCAAGTACTGAGCTAACAGTCAAAGGCATATGCATTTGTGGTATGTGCAAATACAGGAGGGGATCAGTCTAATGTCAGTCAAATTTTAC
The Pomacea canaliculata isolate SZHN2017 linkage group LG2, ASM307304v1, whole genome shotgun sequence genome window above contains:
- the LOC112556614 gene encoding uncharacterized protein LOC112556614 isoform X2 encodes the protein MASSLDSPENARQRRAWALWQELLPGIEEFLVRILPQEKLSRGAEERRQYFVERLDILKLPPSLPPRAGKRISREVHQESERVNGQPAEDVTQISQLVENDFAAYQREISRNLLVAAVAETNRDATESELEKGVKVYDDIEPTESTKNEDSNDDDDDDISALYEIPVARQQLPPLTSEDSLSQPADISSLANATSTDDVSDDVLDASSPVGHPPPLPPRKDPKVSESGSRSSVSTMEDKPPDLPLRHPALEKKVSESGSRSSVNNSDDKPPELPFRPPQLSRRSEISQRSKSDVSDGDSTSYESFDEDHDAGRKSKSNIKLPMRPKKKIKKGSKHPANKTRSSATWEINVPFKKLDNILLSGELLHKGKLSWNRRVVAISNGSMALYKPEKEARPVFVIPLAGYQASVGDKDGRKGFEITMVHSNGDSHLFTVDFKEWATIWCEYVNNLSKGLSVIPFHQHLARTFSGESENSISGSRIQFDLGDYEAYEEYDNNSNNDSKASDTPPPTPQTPRSKLASQRSWRRALLRKVSSAPPSQSSAGFEPPAPAGSASNLSLARWDWKTIFYHWSFPLDEVIVGIRRGNLSATSNSNLSINSNGSESDDSTKPRLRGNKVMRMGSFAYRATQFFENLGKKATTKRKTNSLSSPLEGDKSFRDGIQEESSMSSTSLGVPASPLSENFSPGWQDGHQTHFSSSPVSSEHTLPSPLPVPDIPLNVKVQGHLNIFSSFNKRRWGLRWCLVRENMFECYLSQTSQHIELNFLLRKCIIRHAVAETKSPLALMLLEHDKEKITVEPQSKEEMSQWLTVLMMETSTEAIPSGLEEYFRESEDPSTEEQLIEPDYTDIPAVSFMLQSASHYSPPLPKQQKDTDITDVSGCLTSVDEDTNILAEKQVSTDVYTEVIKRPSSTRLADEGKEDKQKKMRKDKKEARHPRFMDNLAVCNMHRNTTDSGFYSVKDNNSDSDSGCEYTHNTQRKCSSLDKEDLSMCSNVGKETSDSDIASSSHRTSEEEDDESVLERTMTAEDFTDNLVSAENICESKVEVTSSVSDGNDCGSCKIDETSGAGVGSGHRDMPFESSEKDAIPQTNFTDSQQVCDDSIVEKQKPRKSKKSSHPKQSEEEPEVAVTNGDGVQDTNHVPSSSFEATVLQKSDLSSCRSDTSDLGKSGFVEQSCTGVDTENERGVGCVGNVNLSRDLFTNDNKSLCGNLITGQSLRKKSTGRCGSLPQNAKNCKQIDKQELHETVLDDELLDSWGLSSVLSKGLWHDDLQGNLSPDYECSWQRSVISDDLQGNLSPDYECSWQRSVTSDGVPRCLDSSFPIKVQLRTVSDADSNTHCCHDDTNKVFIPTTKSVNTEGATASRISSFGKGPLASPAKDIRTEDSNQVQLVADLKDRISQLKEKLTQIKRKRIAVRDKRVRAFSPEERAACDKEYIFLESQSKENIQHNPESGRRTEAINQFYNMTRIHRV
- the LOC112556614 gene encoding uncharacterized protein LOC112556614 isoform X3, with the translated sequence MDKLEELLPGIEEFLVRILPQEKLSRGAEERRQYFVERLDILKLPPSLPPRAGKRISREVHQESERVNGQPAEDVTQISQLVENDFAAYQREISRNLLVAAVAETNRDATESELEKGVKVYDDIEPTESTKNEDSNDDDDDDISALYEIPVARQQLPPLTSEDSLSQPADISSLANATSTDDVSDDVLDASSPVGHPPPLPPRKDPKVSESGSRSSVSTMEDKPPDLPLRHPALEKKVSESGSRSSVNNSDDKPPELPFRPPQLSRRSEISQRSKSDVSDGDSTSYESFDEDHDAGRKSKSNIKLPMRPKKKIKKGSKHPANKTRSSATWEINVPFKKLDNILLSGELLHKGKLSWNRRVVAISNGSMALYKPEKEARPVFVIPLAGYQASVGDKDGRKGFEITMVHSNGDSHLFTVDFKEWATIWCEYVNNLSKGLSVIPFHQHLARTFSGESENSISGSRIQFDLGDYEAYEEYDNNSNNDSKASDTPPPTPQTPRSKLASQRSWRRALLRKVSSAPPSQSSAGFEPPAPAGSASNLSLARWDWKTIFYHWSFPLDEVIVGIRRVSVSLKGNLSATSNSNLSINSNGSESDDSTKPRLRGNKVMRMGSFAYRATQFFENLGKKATTKRKTNSLSSPLEGDKSFRDGIQEESSMSSTSLGVPASPLSENFSPGWQDGHQTHFSSSPVSSEHTLPSPLPVPDIPLNVKVQGHLNIFSSFNKRRWGLRWCLVRENMFECYLSQTSQHIELNFLLRKCIIRHAVAETKSPLALMLLEHDKEKITVEPQSKEEMSQWLTVLMMETSTEAIPSGLEEYFRESEDPSTEEQLIEPDYTDIPAVSFMLQSASHYSPPLPKQQKDTDITDVSGCLTSVDEDTNILAEKQVSTDVYTEVIKRPSSTRLADEGKEDKQKKMRKDKKEARHPRFMDNLAVCNMHRNTTDSGFYSVKDNNSDSDSGCEYTHNTQRKCSSLDKEDLSMCSNVGKETSDSDIASSSHRTSEEEDDESVLERTMTAEDFTDNLVSAENICESKVEVTSSVSDGNDCGSCKIDETSGAGVGSGHRDMPFESSEKDAIPQTNFTDSQQVCDDSIVEKQKPRKSKKSSHPKQSEEEPEVAVTNGDGVQDTNHVPSSSFEATVLQKSDLSSCRSDTSDLGKSGFVEQSCTGVDTENERGVGCVGNVNLSRDLFTNDNKSLCGNLITGQSLRKKSTGRCGSLPQNAKNCKQIDKQELHETVLDDELLDSWGLSSVLSKGLWHDDLQGNLSPDYECSWQRSVISDDLQGNLSPDYECSWQRSVTSDGVPRCLDSSFPIKVQLRTVSDADSNTHCCHDDTNKVFIPTTKSVNTEGATASRISSFGKGPLASPAKDIRTEDSNQVQLVADLKDRISQLKEKLTQIKRKRIAVRDKRVRAFSPEERAACDKEYIFLESQSKENIQHNPESGRRTEAINQFYNMTRIHRV
- the LOC112556614 gene encoding uncharacterized protein LOC112556614 isoform X4; this translates as MASSLDSPENARQRRAWALWQELLPGIEEFLVRILPQEKLSRGAEERRQYFVERLDILKLPPSLPPRAGKRISREVHQESERVNGQPAEDVTQISQLVENDFAAYQREISRNLLVAAVAETNRDATESELEKGVKVYDDIEPTESTKNEDSNDDDDDDISALYEIPVARQQLPPLTSEDSLSQPADISSLANATSTDDVSDDVLDASSPVGHPPPLPPRKDPKVSESGSRSSVSTMEDKPPDLPLRHPALEKKVSESGSRSSVNNSDDKPPELPFRPPQLSRRSEISQRSKSDVSDGDSTSYESFDEDHDAGRKSKSNIKLPMRPKKKIKKGSKHPANKTRSSATWEINVPFKKLDNILLSGELLHKGKLSWNRRVVAISNGSMALYKPEKEARPVFVIPLAGYQASVGDKDGRKGFEITMVHSNGDSHLFTVDFKEWATIWCEYVNNLSKGLSVIPFHQHLARTFSGESENSISGSRIQFDLGDYEAYEEYDNNSNNDSKASDTPPPTPQTPRSKLASQRSWRRALLRKVSSAPPSQSSAGFEPPAPAGSASNLSLARWDWKTIFYHWSFPLDEVIVGIRRVSVSLKGNLSATSNSNLSINSNGSESDDSTKPRLRGNKVMRMGSFAYRATQFFENLGKKATTKRKTNSLSSPLEGDKSFRDGIQEESSMSSTSLGVPASPLSENFSPGWQDGHQTHFSSSPVSSEHTLPSPLPVPDIPLNVKVQGHLNIFSSFNKRRWGLRWCLVRENMFECYLSQTSQHIELNFLLRKCIIRHAVAETKSPLALMLLEHDKEKITVEPQSKEEMSQWLTVLMMETSTEAIPSGLEEYFRESEDPSTEEQLIEPDYTDIPAVSFMLQSASHYSPPLPKQQKDTDITDVSGCLTSVDEDTNILAEKQVSTDVYTEVIKRPSSTRLADEGKEDKQKKMRKDKKEARHPRFMDNLAVCNMHRNTTDSGFYSVKDNNSDSDSGCEYTHNTQRKCSSLDKEDLSMCSNVGKETSDSDIASSSHRTSEEEDDESVLERTMTAEDFTDNLVSAENICESKVEVTSSVSDGNDCGSCKIDETSGAGVGSGHRDMPFESSEKDAIPQTNFTDSQQVCDDSIVEKQKPRKSKKSSHPKQSEEEPEVAVTNGDGVQDTNHVPSSSFEATVLQKSDLSSCRSDTSDLGKSGFVEQSCTGVDTENERGVGCVGNVNLSRDLFTNDNKSLCGNLITGQSLRKKSTGRCGSLPQNAKNCKQIDKQELHETVLDDELLDSWGLSSVLSKGLWHDDLQGNLSPDYECSWQRSVISDDLQGNLSPDYECSWQRSVTSDGVPRCLDSSFPIKVQLRTVSDADSNTHCCHDDTNKVFIPTTKSVNTEGATASRISSFGKGPLASPAKDIRTEDSNQVQLVADLKDRISQLKEKLTQIKRKREAWDEEFADFYTKFNDKQAENKDLELPCETNG
- the LOC112556614 gene encoding uncharacterized protein LOC112556614 isoform X1: MASSLDSPENARQRRAWALWQELLPGIEEFLVRILPQEKLSRGAEERRQYFVERLDILKLPPSLPPRAGKRISREVHQESERVNGQPAEDVTQISQLVENDFAAYQREISRNLLVAAVAETNRDATESELEKGVKVYDDIEPTESTKNEDSNDDDDDDISALYEIPVARQQLPPLTSEDSLSQPADISSLANATSTDDVSDDVLDASSPVGHPPPLPPRKDPKVSESGSRSSVSTMEDKPPDLPLRHPALEKKVSESGSRSSVNNSDDKPPELPFRPPQLSRRSEISQRSKSDVSDGDSTSYESFDEDHDAGRKSKSNIKLPMRPKKKIKKGSKHPANKTRSSATWEINVPFKKLDNILLSGELLHKGKLSWNRRVVAISNGSMALYKPEKEARPVFVIPLAGYQASVGDKDGRKGFEITMVHSNGDSHLFTVDFKEWATIWCEYVNNLSKGLSVIPFHQHLARTFSGESENSISGSRIQFDLGDYEAYEEYDNNSNNDSKASDTPPPTPQTPRSKLASQRSWRRALLRKVSSAPPSQSSAGFEPPAPAGSASNLSLARWDWKTIFYHWSFPLDEVIVGIRRVSVSLKGNLSATSNSNLSINSNGSESDDSTKPRLRGNKVMRMGSFAYRATQFFENLGKKATTKRKTNSLSSPLEGDKSFRDGIQEESSMSSTSLGVPASPLSENFSPGWQDGHQTHFSSSPVSSEHTLPSPLPVPDIPLNVKVQGHLNIFSSFNKRRWGLRWCLVRENMFECYLSQTSQHIELNFLLRKCIIRHAVAETKSPLALMLLEHDKEKITVEPQSKEEMSQWLTVLMMETSTEAIPSGLEEYFRESEDPSTEEQLIEPDYTDIPAVSFMLQSASHYSPPLPKQQKDTDITDVSGCLTSVDEDTNILAEKQVSTDVYTEVIKRPSSTRLADEGKEDKQKKMRKDKKEARHPRFMDNLAVCNMHRNTTDSGFYSVKDNNSDSDSGCEYTHNTQRKCSSLDKEDLSMCSNVGKETSDSDIASSSHRTSEEEDDESVLERTMTAEDFTDNLVSAENICESKVEVTSSVSDGNDCGSCKIDETSGAGVGSGHRDMPFESSEKDAIPQTNFTDSQQVCDDSIVEKQKPRKSKKSSHPKQSEEEPEVAVTNGDGVQDTNHVPSSSFEATVLQKSDLSSCRSDTSDLGKSGFVEQSCTGVDTENERGVGCVGNVNLSRDLFTNDNKSLCGNLITGQSLRKKSTGRCGSLPQNAKNCKQIDKQELHETVLDDELLDSWGLSSVLSKGLWHDDLQGNLSPDYECSWQRSVISDDLQGNLSPDYECSWQRSVTSDGVPRCLDSSFPIKVQLRTVSDADSNTHCCHDDTNKVFIPTTKSVNTEGATASRISSFGKGPLASPAKDIRTEDSNQVQLVADLKDRISQLKEKLTQIKRKRIAVRDKRVRAFSPEERAACDKEYIFLESQSKENIQHNPESGRRTEAINQFYNMTRIHRV